The segment agatgggaacaacaccatctggaagttcccctccgagtcactcaccgccctgacttggaaataaatcaccgttcctttactgtcgctgggtcaaaatcctggaactccctccctaactgcactgtgggtgtacctacatcacatggtttgcagtggttcaagaaggcagctctgaAGGGtagttaggtatgggcaataaatgctggctcagccagcgaagctcaaagtccgggaatgaataaaaaaaatgaccaAAGGCTTGGCTAAAGAGGTTAAATGGGTTTTAAAGGTTCAGGGAAAATCAGAGAGCCCCTTTCCCCTCAACGTAGGCTTCTGACCCCTATTTAACACTGACATTGGGATCCTGAAGCCTGTGGAAAAACCCTGGCTTGGGTGCCTGAAATCGAGGGCGGCATTTTCCGGTCCTGCGAGCAGCTGGGGCTGGAAAAGCCCAGCGGGAAGGACTTTCAGTCCTTTGTGTTTACCTTGATAAGTGTAAAAATCCAAACCAGGAAAAATTGCCTATTCCCTATTGTCAGGTTGCAGTGGTTTTCTTCCTGCTTCCCCCtcccctgtgtgtctctctctctctcctccccctctctctctctctcctccccctctctctctctctcctccccctctctctctctctcctccctctctctctctcctccctctatctctctctcccctctccctctgtctctcctctcctctcctctctctctcctccgtctctctcctccccctctctctctctcctccctctcactctctgtctctcctcccctctctctcctctctatcctccctctctccctctctctctcctccctcactctctcctctctccctctatccctctctcctccatctctcctccctctctcctccctctctcctccctctctctctcactctcctccatctctctctctcctccccctctctctctctcctccctctctctctctcctccatctcactctctcctcccctctctctcctctctatcctctctctcttctccctcctctctctctcctccctctctctctcctccctctctctctcctccctctctctctcctccccctctctctctcctccccctctctctctcctccccctctctctcctccccctctctcccctaccccatcccctcctaccatgccctctttcccctcccccccgcctctTAGCCCCTTCTCCCACCTTGTTGGATCCCCCTACTTACCCACTTTCCCCTCTTTCCTCCCAGCCCCCTTCTTTCCCCCTGCACccttcacacacccccccctttCCTTCTCCACTCCCTTCACTCTTTCCCCTTCCCACTAAccaccacaaaccccccccccaaaccccggaGGCAGGCAGTtcggaaggggaagggggagagtcttgaggctggagggagatggggagaatttggagggaggggggagacagagtcgAGActagaggaagagagggggcaagagtttggagactggagggagagtgtttggagactggagggaaagagggggagagagtcaaaactggaaagggagagagggaagagtttaGACCCTGATAcgggaggtggaatattttggggtttggggggctgtggggaaagatGGGAGTTTAGACCCTAAGActtgaggcggggtggggggggggggggtgctggtgggggagaAAATGAAGAACTGATGGGGATTAGATGGTTCTCTCAAGAATGTATAGTGGAATGATTATTTTGGACTAATATGTAAAACTGAATAAATTCAAATGTTATTTTAGGAATtcatttctttgtaattttcAAAGCAGGTTGCAGAGCACATTtgatagctttgagcgtgctggatatggCTTGAGCGCACTGCCAAATTTGGTGTCAAATTCATTCCAAGTGAGAACTTTTGATATCAAATTGTAATTAAGCGCATTGAGCACACATGAACACAAAAATTATATTAACATTTTTTTGGTAGGGGGATCTGTCatttgaagatgtattcactgaccttAACCACTCTTGTAAGGTCGCTGAACTTCTTGCTGCCTTGCATCCACGTCTTCAGGGCTAGACTCCTGGCGTCAACAGGGGCAGAGGGCAAGGATAATGCCAGAGGGCGAGGTCACTCCTGAGTTCTACTGCAGAGGATTCAGATGAGCACTTTGGGGCAGCCTACAGGAGTACACTGACGGATATGGACAACAAAATGCTTGGTACATCGGGAAGCCTGTTGTCAATGTCAAGGAACATGACAAGAGTCCAATACCAACAAGGCTTCGTGCAGAGCTTGAAACCCATCCTTTTCAGTCTGGAAGAGGTGGCCTACCTATCTTTTGAGTATGTGCTGGGAGGGTCTTCTGGTCCTTTGCGAATATtgactctctcttgttctctccagctcctccaataaAACCCCAGTACAGTGTCTGCAAACCTTagagcctgctctctctcatttgtGCCACTGTTTGCCAGGTCACATTTATTTCCTGCAAACGCTCAATCACAATGAGCTACCCCATTAAGTAGTTCAGACTAGATGTAAATGGCGCTAGTCTCTCATGATATTGGCTCACCACTGATGCATCCAACTAATCACCAGGCTGGTTAGCACTGGCTGGATGTGGAAACCATTGAAATTAGTAGGCAGAAGTTGGCATGCTGTTTGCATTGCAATAAATGTGTATGGGTTAATTGTACATCATGATCCCCACACCCATTTTTGGGAGCTATTGAATTTAGCCCCCATGGATTCTATGTAAAGAAGCAGTGTGAGTTATATGACACAAACATGATACAAATTACAGCAATCACCCCTTCATAGAGACATCAATCCTGCTGAAACTTGCTATGCTTTTTATATAAATGCCATGTTATTCCTCAATATCAATCAGGAACAATTATTCCTGTTTATTAATTAGCATTCAATTGGTAACCATATTGAAATAGGTGCCTGTCAGAGACAAGGCAATGCTTTTTTTATTCTGATATATTGCTTTAAAATGACTAGTTGCAAATTAATCCCTATATTTCCTATTTACAGTGGTCAACATCCAGTCTCTGAGATACAATGAATCTAGTCATGACATTATGCTGTAAAGGCATACCTGCAGTCTCTTTGTTCTCCGAATCAGCTGTTACTGAAGACACTAAAGATTCCAAATCCTGGTCCAGTGATATGACTCGCTTCCTTGTTGTGCAGGTATCTTCCCTCCTGGCCAATGTGTAAACTGTTTTCTCTGCTCCTCGCTCTGTGCTACATGTTTCCTCATCAAGTTCATCACCAGAATCTGTACTTTTAATGCTGAGACGTCTGATACGGGAAACCGAATCTACTTCTTTCATTCTGGCCAGGCGGTCCAGAGCCGTTCGGCTTGGGGACGATGCAATTTTACCTTGCAAGGCTTCAATCATCTCCGAAGTGTTTcgaactttcctgtctgcccctgggACGCAGACAATTTTTCTTTCTGCGCTCAGACAGCAATTTTTGTCAGCCCAATTATAAAACTCCTTGAAAGGTCCATGGAAGAATTCATTTATGATGGCCCTTTTCCCCAACTCTTTGTTACTTTCAGCAGCATGTTTTGGCAATTTATTCTCTCGCACAGTATTTCCATTTGAGATTCCATAGAGAGGGTTGTGTTTCCATTCTGACAGTTTGTTGAAGCCTGAAGGTTTCTCTTCGACGTGCCCTGGTTGTTCTTCTAAAGCATTTTTCCTGTCTGCTATAAAATGATCACAGGTATAGCCCAATTCCATTTCAGCAGGAGGCTTTGTTTCATTTTTTCCTGCATCCTGATGCAGCATCTTCTTCCCTGGAGAAATCAAGGTTTCTACTGCTACATCTATTCCTAAAATCCTGGCAGCTCTTTCTTCTAATGATTCATTTTTGGAAATTCCTTCTGCAATTCTCTGTTCAAAGAGGTCATTCAGGTTGTCAATTTTTGGTTTTGTGCTTTTGTGATAGCTTAGAGCGCTCAGGTCAGGTTCTGAATAATCCTGATCATTGTCAAATTGAGATAACACTTTTCCAATGCTGCAGTCACATTCCGTTTTGGGAGTTGGCACAGGTTTTTTCCCTTGCGACATCACTCTGACTGATGTGCCTGCATCGTTTGCGCTTTCTGTCTTTGTTTGACTTAACTGATACATAGGCGTTCGAACTCCATTGATGTTTATGCATTGCCTTTTGTTATTGGTGCTTTCCACattcttttcattttttaatttagTGATTTGTGCATTTTTCGTGGTGAATACATTTAGAATTGTGCTGCTTTTAGTGTCTGTTGTTCTTTTGTTGATGGGTTTATGGAATAGGTTGCTTGACTGGCTGCTCAATTTGCTGTTGTCAGATCTTTTAGAAATGTCCTGCACATCAGGGGTAATATTCATGTAACCTGAGCAATTAGTATCACTGCTGCTGTCCTCCTTTACTTTGGGCTTGGTCAGCTTGGCTAATGGTTTTTCAGGAACACACAGCTCAGGTTTCTGGTAGGCTGTCATCTGACTGTTTGAAAAGTCTTTGTCAGAGTTTGTTGCCTGAATTGTAGTAAGCACATCATCTTCATTTTCCTTCTGCAATGCCTGAATGTTACGATCCTCTTGTTCCTGAATCTCTTTGTTGAAACTTTCTAATTCACTGATTGCATCCCAGGGACGACGGTTCACAGGTTTCAAGAGGAATTGACCAAACCCTACAGCCTCTTTGCCATTATTTGATGAAGTCCGTACACAACCTCTGCTCACTTCCACCTGATCTTCTGCAATTACATCTGTGCCCCTTTCACATAAGCTTTTCGAAGCCCCATGAACCTGCCTTTGGTGTGAGTTAACGTGATTGACCTGATACTGTTTAGGAGCTGTCCTGGAGAAAGCACTGTTGGTAGATGGATATAAGCTTGTCTGACCATTTATTGAATAGTTACTCAGTTTATGTTTCTGGTCATTGATGGCTGTAACTTCTGTACTTGCTTTATCCCCTTTCAATAATACACTGGATTCAGGCTCTGAATAGTTCTGACTTTGCATCTGGTTGCCTGTTCCAACCTTTTTTATGGCACCATTAAATGACCGAGTGGTATGAGGAGCTTTAATGAAACTTGTTTGTGTTTCTTGATCTCTGTACTGGTTACCTGGCCAAGAGCCAGAGGCTCTTAATTCTCTGTGTTGGTTAAAATTATAGCCAACTGCACGTCTATTGCTAACTTCATTCCAGGGCTCAGGTCTCTTCAACCCGCTTTCTGAGATCATATTTCCTGTCAATGCTTGTAACTCCAAGTCAGAGGAAGACATGCTTAAAAAACTTTGCTCTGTTAAGTTTCCAGTACTATCATTCATAACCCTTTCAATGTTTCCATTTCTCATATCGTTAATAAATGTATCTTTATTTGACTCTCCTTCACATGTTTTAACTGGCACAGAAACCAGACAAAATATCGTTTCTGTCATTCTTCTTTTTGATCGTTTCTTTTCTTGCACCTCAAAATTCTGGGAATCTGGTTCCCACTTTTTTACTTGGGTTATAGTTTCAACAGTGCCTGGATTTACAAGCAGTTCTGCTTTAGAATTGTTATTTGAATGTGGAAAGCTAACTGGATGGTTTGTCGTTGAAAGTGAATTATACTTAAATGAGGAGTCACACTGGTTGTCAACATACTGTTTACAACAATGTTCAGACTTAGTAccattctcgctctctggcttGGATGCTACAAACCATCTGTTGCTAGTCGTATCAGCAATAGGCCTCAGGCCTGCCTGAGTGGAGTAATATGGCCCTGATGGAACAGAAAAGGCACTGCAGTGGTCTGACGGTCCAAATGTCTTGCTTACATCTGTAACATGGTCCTTTGCATTCCATTGTTCATACTTATTATCTGCTTCATTGTATTGCTTTTCAGACTGCACTATAGTAATGTGTCTAAGTCGAGGATCATTAAATGGTATGTACTTGACAAAAGCCTTTTGGTCATCTGTATATCCATTATGTGATGAACTACAGGTTTCCCTAGTGTGAGGGACATCTTTACCCATATCATTATTTACATTCTTAGTTTGCAGATGTTGCTTTGCACCATTATCATGAGACATGCGTTTCTGATGAGCACGATTGCTTTCCTGATTTTCTAAGCCCCAATGAGATCGATCGATAAGAGTCTGTGTTGATTGGTAGGGCTGACATGTGTTGTTGCAAGTAGGCACTTTGTCAAAACATTTCTGACCAACTTTTTGTTGAGGTGGTGCTTTGTAAGATGGGGGAGGCACATAGACAGGAGGCTCCAAGCTGctaccagcaggagctggagggcAGCAATTATGGTCAGCACTTTCTTCATTGTCCTTGGCAAAATAAGCTATTTGCCCATCAGTTTCTCCATGTACATGGAGATTAGGTATCATTTCTGAACTTCTCCTAATTTGCTGATACAATTCATAGgagggaggtttcagtggtcTAGTCAACTTAGCTTTTGGCAACTGTGCACACTGAGCACTCTGCCTTAGGTTTTCTGTCAATTTTGAACTTATTTTAGGATTACAATAAGAGCCATCGTCCTGCAACAAAAGATCATCTTTCAAGCATTGATTTTCCAATCTATTTCTGTCAAACCCAGACATATCCACATAATGTAGACCTGTCTGAAATTCCTTACCGTTACTTTCTGGTATAACTCTGGGCAACGACTGAGACTTTCCCTTTTTTATATGTGGCAATCCTTCTCTTTTTAATGTTTCATCACCAACTACGTGAGGCAATACACCATGTCTCATTCTGTTTCCATCACCATCAGACAGCTGTCTTCCTAAAGAAGCTTTCCATTCCTCCGTACCCAAGCTTTGACACTTACGCTCCACTGGCATTCTCCACTTGTCTTCACACCTCTCTTTCACCATCACACTCTGACCTTCTGACATCCAACCCTTTTGGTCATTTATTCTAAGTACTTCTGATTTATGCTGCGCATTCTTCGGCTGTGTATCTTGTAAACTTTTGCCTCGTTGTTCAGCTTTTGGAATGTTTTGAGTTTTTGTCACATTATTTCCTTTGTAGCCCGAGTCTCCTCGGTTTGTGTAATCCAGTAAAACACTGAAGTCTTGTCCTCTTCGTCTCCAATAGGTGACATCCTTACCAGGTTTGGGCCTAGATGAACACGGTAATGGAGGACCACTGGTTAACCTGTAAACAAATACAGAAGCACAGAATGCGATTAAGACACTTGAGAAAATGTAATTCCCTTTTAGACCTTTAATGCCAATTTCATTAATGAACGCTTGTCATTTTGCTTATGGTTGATTTGTGCAATAAACTTATCAACAGATCCAAATGGAAATAAGCAGCTATTATGCATTGAATAAACACCAAGGCTACGAGCGATAGTGCTTAATCATGTACAAGAGCTAAATTATGCCAAGTACTGTACCTTAAATTATAGGTTTTTTTTTTGAGTGCATAATTTCCATTTTACTTTTTACCAAAGAGAAAGTGTTTTGTAATAGTTCATcatatttttctttctttgaatGAAGTGAAGTTATATGCAAACATTGCTGAATACAAATTTAACGTTTACAATGGGCATATTTGAACTCTCAGGCTTAACCTGCTGACTGGAagcagtggatatttcagttggGTCTAGTGACCAGACTTGTTCCAGGCAGTATATGTGTCTCATCACTGACAAATATGGAGCAGGGAGAACTTAATGCCATGTTTTATGGAAGAGGGTAAAGAGCTTTGATGTCCAATACGCTGGTGGTCCCTCAGCAACAGACCATAACAATCCCGGATATCTTACTTTAGCAAGCAAATCTAGATAAGAAAATAAAATACAATAATTTTATGGGGAGTCAGCTGTAAGGACATGAGTAACTCCAGGAGACAACCCACATTTATTTTGAAAAGTATCAAAAGAGTATTGATGCATTACAGAAGGCCCAAACAAAATGTCTGTCTGTTTGTTTGCTCGCAAACTCCTTGGAGATCCTTAATTGGGCCAATATCAACCAAACTTGGTGAGATGATACCTTTGACCAAAGGCCATGTCATAAGGGAGTGAACATCTAACTCACCCccactggggagggggagggggtgtagctTGCCTCCTAGAAGGGGATCTCACAGCCCTGTGCCTCTACAGACACCGTAACTCAGATATGCTTTAGCCAACCTCGACCATACAATCCGAGAAAGGATGTGACAAATTTACATCATAAATCCCCAACTTTCTTTCAAATTTAATTTGTTTCATGTAAGTTATGTTCTCAGACACTACATGTTATTACTTGGTAAGGGAAAGCGGCAGACCGCATGCAGAgccaagaaataggaggaggctaGAGCATGAAAGCATGAAGTTGTCAGAGAGCAAGAGAATGCAAGAAGAACCAGTGCTGC is part of the Carcharodon carcharias isolate sCarCar2 chromosome 3, sCarCar2.pri, whole genome shotgun sequence genome and harbors:
- the jcada gene encoding junctional protein associated with coronary artery disease, coding for MFSVEDLLISHGYQPPKKSSRDKPPSSDENTYTSCHCEVRENESSHGTVNGYETDTGAYSTSRQARVEDYYSDSEGRERNARRQAGVGCCADLQDLPTFAAKEAGLTSGPPLPCSSRPKPGKDVTYWRRRGQDFSVLLDYTNRGDSGYKGNNVTKTQNIPKAEQRGKSLQDTQPKNAQHKSEVLRINDQKGWMSEGQSVMVKERCEDKWRMPVERKCQSLGTEEWKASLGRQLSDGDGNRMRHGVLPHVVGDETLKREGLPHIKKGKSQSLPRVIPESNGKEFQTGLHYVDMSGFDRNRLENQCLKDDLLLQDDGSYCNPKISSKLTENLRQSAQCAQLPKAKLTRPLKPPSYELYQQIRRSSEMIPNLHVHGETDGQIAYFAKDNEESADHNCCPPAPAGSSLEPPVYVPPPSYKAPPQQKVGQKCFDKVPTCNNTCQPYQSTQTLIDRSHWGLENQESNRAHQKRMSHDNGAKQHLQTKNVNNDMGKDVPHTRETCSSSHNGYTDDQKAFVKYIPFNDPRLRHITIVQSEKQYNEADNKYEQWNAKDHVTDVSKTFGPSDHCSAFSVPSGPYYSTQAGLRPIADTTSNRWFVASKPESENGTKSEHCCKQYVDNQCDSSFKYNSLSTTNHPVSFPHSNNNSKAELLVNPGTVETITQVKKWEPDSQNFEVQEKKRSKRRMTETIFCLVSVPVKTCEGESNKDTFINDMRNGNIERVMNDSTGNLTEQSFLSMSSSDLELQALTGNMISESGLKRPEPWNEVSNRRAVGYNFNQHRELRASGSWPGNQYRDQETQTSFIKAPHTTRSFNGAIKKVGTGNQMQSQNYSEPESSVLLKGDKASTEVTAINDQKHKLSNYSINGQTSLYPSTNSAFSRTAPKQYQVNHVNSHQRQVHGASKSLCERGTDVIAEDQVEVSRGCVRTSSNNGKEAVGFGQFLLKPVNRRPWDAISELESFNKEIQEQEDRNIQALQKENEDDVLTTIQATNSDKDFSNSQMTAYQKPELCVPEKPLAKLTKPKVKEDSSSDTNCSGYMNITPDVQDISKRSDNSKLSSQSSNLFHKPINKRTTDTKSSTILNVFTTKNAQITKLKNEKNVESTNNKRQCININGVRTPMYQLSQTKTESANDAGTSVRVMSQGKKPVPTPKTECDCSIGKVLSQFDNDQDYSEPDLSALSYHKSTKPKIDNLNDLFEQRIAEGISKNESLEERAARILGIDVAVETLISPGKKMLHQDAGKNETKPPAEMELGYTCDHFIADRKNALEEQPGHVEEKPSGFNKLSEWKHNPLYGISNGNTVRENKLPKHAAESNKELGKRAIINEFFHGPFKEFYNWADKNCCLSAERKIVCVPGADRKVRNTSEMIEALQGKIASSPSRTALDRLARMKEVDSVSRIRRLSIKSTDSGDELDEETCSTERGAEKTVYTLARREDTCTTRKRVISLDQDLESLVSSVTADSENKETADAYDPSKVETV